CCAATATTCTCGCGAACGGTGAAATGCGGGTACAAGGCATACGTCTGAAACACGAACGCCATGTTGCGTCTGCGAGGGTCCAGACCAGTGATATCCCGCCCTCCCAGCACAACCGCACCGAATGATGGTTCGGCCAGTCCAGCAATAATCCGCAGCAGGGTCGACTTTCCGCAACCCGAGGGGCCCAACAGAACGAGAAACTCAGCGTCTTGCACCTCCAGGGAGATGTGCTCCAAAACATTGCGTCCCCCAAAGGACTTTCCTATATCACGCAGCTCAAGCACCAAAACTCCGCCAATCCACTAGCCCTTGACCGCCCCTGCGGCCATCCCAGACACGATGCTCCGTTGGGCAAGTAAGAAAAACACGACCGCCGGCAACGCGAACACCAACGCCGCTGCCATCACAAGTTCTATCGGGGTGATGAACTGCCCTTGGAACGAAGCCAATCCGATAGACGCCGGCCACAGACTCGCATTCGATATGAATGTATTGGCGAATAAGAACTCATTCCACCCCGCGAAGAAGCTGATCACCGCGGCAGCAGCGATACTAGGCTTGACGAGAGGCAGGACGACAAGGCTCAAGATGCCCATCCGCGGGCAACCGTCAATCCGGGCAGATTCTTCAATCTCAATCGGAACATCATCGATGGCAGCTTTGAGGATGAAAGCCGCAACGGGCATCACAAATGCCGTATTCGCAAGCACCAATCCGCCGAGGTTATTCAGTAGACCGAGCGTCGTGAAGATCGCATACAGGGGCACCACCAGCAATGCCTCGGGCAGCATCTGCGTCGAAAAGAGCAGGAATCCGACGATTCCCTTGCCATAAAACTTGAACCGACTTAGTGCATAACCGGCGAGCACCCCCAACGCGAGGCTCAGGACGGTTGTGCCGGCGGCAATCCAGAACGAATTCCCAAGCCACACACCCACCGGCACTTTAGCGAATGCCGCAGGAATGTCTCCGATGCGCTCTAAGTGAAGCCAAAGGGACTGCCCACTCTTATACAGCTCGTTGGTGGAACTTAGTGCGGTATTTAGCATCCAATAAATCGGAAACCCCGCGAACCCAACGAGCAGCACTAACAGTAGTATGCGAACTGCACGCGCAATTGCGTTCATCCTGCTACCGATCCTTCCGCATCTGCCACCATTGAACTAGAAAGTATGCTCCCGTGACGATTAGGGACAGCAATAACCCAAGCCCGCCGATTGCTGCCGCTCTACCCAGCTGCTGATTTTGAAACGCTGTCCGGTAAATGTTTACCACCAGCGTGTTCGTGCTATCCAACGGTCCACCACCGGTCAAGAGGAATATGATCTCAAATCGACGGATGGACCAAATCGTCATCAACAACGACATGATTTGGATGACCGGCAGAATGTGTGGAAGCGTCACCGCCCTAAACGACTGAAATCGATTCGCGCCATCGAGCCATGTCGCCTCACGAAGCTCCAGCGGGACGCTCTGCAACGCAGCCAATACCACGAGCATCACGATGGGAAACACGACCCAGACGGTCGCGATGAGAACAGATACCAGCGCGATGCTTGGGTCAATAACCCAGCCGTGGCGGCCCAGTCCTAGCGCACCGCTGATGCGGTTGAGGATTCCCCCCTCGTTGTAATACATCCAAGAGAAGATCAAGGCTGTCGCGACCGTGGGAACAGCATAAGGAATTGCGACGATTCCCCTAACAACCGTGATTCCTTTGAATTTCGAATCGAGTAGGATCGCCGCCGCAGTTCCGAGGCCCACCGCGAAAACAACTGTCACTACGGTGTATATGAGCGTAATGCCTACGGAACTCCAAAACTGATCGCTCCTCAGAAGATTTTCATAGTTGCGTAAACCGATTCCCTCGCCACCCGAGGGATTGACGAGATCCGTCTCCGTAAAACTCAGCCGTAGGCCATCCATCAGCGGGATTAGCGTAAAAATGATCAAGTACACGACCGAAGGCCCGATAAAGACATACGGGGCTGCCGCGCGGAGCCATCTCCCGGATGAACCGCGCGACGGCGTCACGGCGGGCATTTCTGTACCTGCAAGGCGCGAGGCGGAGCGGACATCGTTCAAGAGAATCTCACATTCATCTCGTGGCAGGTGCCACAGTGCTTCAGCACGCACGCGCCCGATGGCGCTGGCTATCCCAGCGCCATCGAACCACGCAAGTGCAGACTATTCAGACAGCTGTGCTTGGGTCAGCCAAACTGATTTACAACTTGGTTCTGCACCCCGGTGAGGGCAGCCTTGACGTCTCCGCCGTTTGTCACCAGGCCTTGAACTGCCGTCAGGAACACGTTGTAGATGGCACGACTGTTCTTTGCGTACCCCGCGACGACGCTGTCCGTCGAATGCTTCCCAAGTTCCATGAACTCCGTCGCGAACGGGTTTGCCTTCACGAAGGCTGGCTCGAGTGGCACATCCGTCGCCAACGTAGTGTCAGTCAGTGCAGTTCGAAGCCCCTTTTGAGCTTTTTCGCTCAATACATATCGGACGAAGTCCTTAGCTTCGCTGACATGACTGCTGTACTTGTTGACCGCCAGAATGATCGCGGTATGACCGCCCGGATGCGGGAAGGGCAACGGCGCTACTCCCAGATTCATCCCATTGATCAAATTCTTCGGATCTTGGGTAAGGGTCGAGGCGACGCCAGCGTTTTCAATCACGAATCCGACTTGATTTAGCGCGAACGCCTGACGCAAAGTAGACGAACTGTCCCCTACCGGCACCGCACCAGAGCGGAACAGGTCAACATACGCTTTGATCGCCGCGATGTTTTTTGGAGAGTTGATTGTGAGTTTGCCATTCTGGCTCAGCGCACCACCGAAGCCTGAAATCCAGTTGTTGATCTCAAGAGTCCAGCCATCGAGTTCGTTGATGTTGGAGCGGTTCGCGTAACCCCAGATTCCTAGCTTTTCGTGCACTTCTTTGGCCGCCGCAACCAGTTCCGGATACGTGGTGGGAATTGAGATTCCAGCCTTCGCCATGAGATCCTTGTTGTACATCAGCGCATAGTCGGACTGCTCCCACGCGAGGCCGTAATACTTGCCTTTGATCTTTCCGAAATCGTTCGTGTGGTTGAGGGTACCCTTGTACTCCTTGGCGATGTCGTCGAGTGGGACCAACAAGCCTGCGTCCGCGAACGTCGAGAACTGGCTGTCTTGGAGGACGAAGACGTCAGGTCCACCTTTAGCGCCGACCTCAGTTGCGATCTTGTCAGCATAATTTGCATAGGGAATGCCGACACGTTGGACCGTGATGTTGTTTTGGGGACCGTGATAGTCCTTCAGGGCATTCCATATGGCATCACCCTTTCCAGGCTCTTCAAATTCCCAGGCGGAGAATGCGAGGTTCACGGGTCCACTGTCTGCCTTAGAACTGGAACTGGATGCGCTGTTCCCTCCACTCCCAGCGCTACATCCCGCGCCAACCATTGCCAAGGATACAGCGAGCGCGGTCAGGCCAACCAACCGGCCATATCGCCTACGTTCCATTGTCCAAGCTCCCTTGCTCGTTTCGCGTAAAATCCGCGCAGTTCGACAACTGCGTTGGCCACCGACGGCTACTGGTTGATGTTTAGTGCAATCCATGTCACCGGTGACATTGCCACTGTATGGGGCGCGCATCTCTCATGTCAACCTGTGAGTCGCCACATAATCGCGTCGTGACCGTTCTGTAATGTCTGGGCGGCCGTCAGCGGGATTGGAGACGCCTCGGTTGACACGCGCTCGTCGAGTTGTACGGCACACTGAGACCTGCGCCGGTGATCGACCCGTTCTGTGGCACCGCGTAAGGTGTTGCGCGGACTCCAAGTTGCCATTTCGTCCCGAAAGACGACGGCACGTTCGTGCAACGGTGGTGCTGTGAGCCCTCCAGTCGGTCGCTGATTGAACGCCAGCGGGGTGCTGGCGGACGTGTTGTGAACAGTCACCCTCGTGAGCACCGTTCCGAACGGCATGTGGTCCGGCGCCAGCGGCGGCGTCCGGTTAGCCACAGTCTTGATCCCTCGCTTCACACGCCTCCCCTCCCTTCGACGACGCCACCTGTATCGAGGCTGTCAAATGAACGGTGGAGACGGGAGGAGCGTAGCGGACACCACCGGTTCCCATCCTTCGGAGGAGCACACTCAACAACACGGAGCGCAATGGGGATGGCAAGTGGTGTTGTACGCCACCTTGGATGACGATTCGGCACCCTCTATGTTGACGATAGGATCGGCGGGTCTGGCCGGCGCGGTGACGTGGTGATCGTCACCGGTGACGGCGGGGAGGCGTTGCGCCGAGGTCAGGCAGCGCCTCATGTCCAAGGTGCACCTCCAACTCGTCGGCTGTTGGAACTTCCGGTCGAAGCGTCGTCGGCCGATCCAGGTAGAACAAGGCGGTGGAGGCGATGTCGTCCCGCAGTGGCAGGTAACGCCATCCGCTGCGCCATCCCAGCGCCTGGATGTCGACCCGCAGCCGCTTGGCGAAGCGGATGGGGTCAACGACGTGCCAACGGTACATCCCGAATCGCTGCTGGCTGGCGTAGAGCCCGTCGGGCCTGATCACTTGCGGCATGCCCAGATACGGTGTCGAGAATTCTGTGTATCCCCGCCCGGGAACATCGAAATTCCAGGCCCCGCCGAAATAGTCCTCGGTACCCGTACCGCAGATCGTCGGATACTCCTTGTCATCGTCCAGGTAGAACTTGATCTCACCTTCACCCCACCACCCGTTACTGTTGGTACCCCAGGCGATGTACGTTCCGACATACTGGCCGTGACCTTCGATGCCCTCCACGATGGTGTGCGGCGTGAGGTAGTCCAGTGGGTTGCTGCGCCGCCATTGCGCGTGCAGGTAGCCCTGTCCGGCATAATCGCCGCCTTGCTCGTAGCTGATCTGGTAGTAGATACGGGCATCGACTTCGGAGGCATTCTCTATCGTTAGCCGTGCCCCGGTCTGGAACGGCATCGGCCAGTATGAGTTGAAACCGCCGTGCGGATTCGCGGCAATCATCTGCGAGGTCACCTGGGCGAACTCGCCCCAGCCGTTGCAAAAGAAGTCCCCGAAAGGAACCTCGATAGCGGGTTCGGCCGCGCCGTCCCAGTACGCGCGTAACATGAGCGTTCGCCAATTGTCGGTGTGCGTAGTAATCCAAAAATGCGTGACCGTCCCACCCCCTAAGATATTTGCGACCTCAAACGTTTCGCCGGCACCCACGTCTACGCTGGGCGAGATCTTCCACCCGGGACCCAGATCTCGAGCACTCTGGGCGCCCGTGCCCCGCGTGGCACGGGCGCCGCCGCCCGGCGCGCCGTCGAAGTTCTCGGGTGAGATCGAGAATGTCCTGATATCCCGAATTTGGCTGATTCCTGCATAGGCTGACGCAGACACGAACACGTCTCCACGAGCAGCATTTTCACCATTGCTGTACACGGCAACCTACCCATCATGCAATCGATTCCACTTTGAAGCCCCAGCTGATCAGTCTCCTACCGTGCAGACGTGCGCGACCACATATAGCCGATCGTCGTACTAATACCCCTTCAGGAAGTGGCAGAAGGCTTGCGATCATACCCATTGGTGATCGCCGCTAATGATTGGGCCCTCGTGGATGTCAGCGGCCGCAAACTCGCCACCCAAAACCCCCAGCCGCGCCCACCAAAACGTCGAAGCCACCAGCCGCCACCAAGGAAACGCTGATCGGGCCTGAACCCAGAAGGCCTCGAACAAGTCACCTTCGACGCGACCGGGTGCGCTGAGGAATCTCAACAGGCGCCGCCGATGATCTGGGCGATGACTTCGGCCGGCAGCTTGGGTTTTCGGTTCTCGTCGGCTAGTCCGTTTGTTTCTTGTCGCGTGTCGGTGAGTTGCGTATAGCAGAACCCGGCAAGCACGGGTGAGGCGTGCACGGCATCCAGGATTCCACTGAGCCGGTTCTGGAAGTCGTCACTGTCGCGGGCCGTGGAGTATCCCCAACTGTCGGTGAGTGCGGTGCCGGGCGCGAAGCTGACGCCGCCGAACTCGGTGAGCATCACAGGTTGTCCACGATCAATACGTCCGCCCTCGTTAATGCTGGTGCGCCTGCCGCTGGGTCCGATGCCGTCGAGTATCGTCGTAATCGAAGTCGGAGAACCGTATCGTTCACGTAACACGTCCGGTGATCCTTCATAGTCATGAATTGACCACACATCGCTGTCCGTGTGCTCCCAACCGTCGTTCGAGATAACTGGGCGAGTCGGGTCCAACGCCCGGGTCAGGTTAACCAGTCCGAGCATGAACGCACGTTGCGCCCGGTCATCGGCGGCATGTTGAATACCCCACGATTCGTTGAACGGAACCCAGGTGACGATCGATGGATGAGACCGGTTGATCTGCACGATCTGTGCCCATTCCAAGGTGAGGCGCCCAACCGCTTGAGTACTGAACTCGTACGCGCCCGCGGTTTCACCCCAAATCATCAACCCCAGACGATCCGCCCAGTACAGGAATCTTGGGTCCTCGACCTTCTGATGGATACGCGCCGCGTTGAACCCGAGCGACTTGATCAGCTCGGCCTCTTCCCGCAGAGCATCCACGCTCGGCGCGGCCAGATGAGACTGCGGCCAGTAACCTTGCTCAAGAACCGCGCGCACGAAATATGGTCGATGATTCAGGAGAAAAACGCCCTGTCCGACAGCGGTGGAACGCAATCCCAGATACGACGAAACGGTGTCCAACTGCACACCGGCGGCATCCACGACGGTCACCGCGGCATCGATCAACCGTGGAGTCTCTGGCGACCATAACAGCTGCTCACAGTGTTGCCCATTGCTCTGGCCCAGTAGAGGCACCTCAACAGCCAGGGTCTGCACGCGGGTGTCAATTGCAACAGCGCCGATCGGATCCCCATTGAAACTGAACTCGATACGCACAGTGACCGTGTCCACCGGCCGTCGGCTCAACTCGATCTCCGCGCGCACGCTCGCCCGCGGAAGATCAGAATCGAACCGGAGCGCATCGACTCGAAGACGCGGAACCGCTTCAAGCCACACCGTGCGCCAAATACCGCTCGTCCGGTGATACCAGATCGCGTGTGGTTCCAGCAACCAGTCCTGTTTGCCCCGCGGCATAGTCACATCCGCCGGATCATCCACGGCCCTCACAACGATCACATGCTCAACGGTTGCCGGCCACAACGCGGTCGTGATGTCGACCGAAAACGATGTCTGCCCGCCCTCGTGGTGGGCAACATGCTGCCCGTCCACCCACACATCCGCACTGTAGTCGACAGCGCCGAAGTGCAAAAGAATACGCTCACCTTGAGCCCCGAGACCTGCCGCGACCAAATCGGACTCCGTCACCGGGATCCGGTACCAAAGGATCGGATGGAAACCCGTGTCACCAACACCGGATGCCGGCGACTCCGGCGGGAACGGTAGCCGGATCACCCGGTCGAAAACCTGCGGATCAGACTCCCAATGCTCATCCCGACCCCGGTCAGCATCGTCATAAGCAAAACACGCGTCACCGTCCAACCCGAGATACTGGTCGCGCACCAATTGCGGGCGAGGATACGTGCCGTCCTGATGAGACGCTGAAATTGGCATGACTTCTAGACTCTCCTCCGTCTATACCCCTCAATTGGCTTAATCCATTTGTTGATAATTCCCGAACCGACAGCAGCGCATTCGAAAACTGCTCCGTGCCAAGAACCTTCGAGCAAGTCAAGCGCCGCCAAGACCTGGAGACACAGGCATTTCGATGAATCCCACGTTGCAGCAAGTAGCGGGGATATGACGGGAGTGCCCGGGTTGCTTGCTCGTTATGCGTGCGGCATGGTTAGTGCAAGGGCACCGCAATCTCCGCGCCACCGAGCAGGGCCGACTGGTGGGCGCAGATACCTGGCGCCGTCCAGTTTGCCGCCCGCCTGGCATCCACGCATGGCGCCCGGCCGTCGATGATGCTCGTGACGAAGTCGTGTACCAGGAATGGATGCGATCCCCCGTGATGTGAAGCGACCCGGGCGGATTCGGCCATGCCGGGTAGCTGTACGTGTGACTCGCGGGTAAACTGCGCCAGCGATTTGGGAAGTCGCTCCGGAAAGTCGCGAGGGGTGAGCGAGCGCGTCTGCACCCGATTGCCCCGCGCACCGTCCGCTGGTGGGAACATGTCGAAAACCGTCATATCGCCCTCGTTGTCCGGTGGCCACTCCACTCCACGCTTTGAGCCGTATAACGCGAACCCCTCGATGTAGCTGCGTGCAGTCTGGAAGAAGGACATCGTCACATCCGCGACTACTTTGCTGTCGCGCAGCGAAAACAATCCGACTTCCGTTGGGAATGGATTATCGAACCCGCCCGTCGCGCGGTCGGCGGTCAACTGCCCGGCACCTTGGCAGCGCACGCTTTCGACGGTCGTCGCGAGGAGGGAAAGGAGCGGCGACAACGCGTGGGTGATGTAGTGCATCGGTGGGAATCCCTGCCAGTACACGGGAAACCCGTCGAGATTCTGAATGTGGAAACCGCGGTACAGAGTCAGGTCACCGAACTCCCCGGCTCGATTCATCTCTTCGACGACCAAGTACTCACGTGCGAAGACGGTGGTCTCCATCATCATGTAATTCTTGCCGCTGCGCTCCTGCGCCGCGATGATGCGGTCCAGGTCAGCAAGCGTCGTCGCCATCGGCACCGCGCACGCCACGTGTTTGCCCGCATTGAGCGCCGCGACGACCATCTCAGCGTGCAGGAACACCGGCGCCAGAATGTGAACCGCGTCGATCGATGGGTCCGCAAGTGCTTCATCGAGTGACGCATAGCCGTCCGTGAGCCCAAACCGTGCGGCGACGAGACGCCGCCGAGCGGCATCCGGCTCCACAAGCACGACTCCGCCGATATCCGGATGGCTCAAGTAGATCGGAACGAAGTCCTGCCCGAACCCGAGCCCGACGATGGCGACTGTAAGGTGCCCGCTCATATGAGTTCTACCTGTTCTTCCTCACCGCGGAGGAACTCGACCCCGCCGGTCACGAAATTGTCGAGATTAGCGCTTGCGGCCACACCCTCCGGCGAGGCGAGAATCTCGTCCATTGCCGTTGCGGATGCTGTGTACAGTTCGGCAATGAGGAGGTATCGCGACGACGGATCATCCACCCACGACAGATTCCACCCGGTCAGCCCCTTCATCTGCCGTGCGATCGGGATGTGTGTGTCGTAGTAGTACCGGCGGAACGCCTCCGGGTTGTCCGGCATGCCGTAAAGAATGGTCATCCGATGCATGTCCGTCATACTCCCTGCGTATCGCGAGCCGGAAGCGCGATCTGCGTGTACCGGGTCATGTGCTCGACCATCGCAACCTCGGTCGGCAATCGCTCCATGCTGGATGCGCCGAGGAATCCATCGACGCCAGGCACGTCGCGGATGACCTCTGCTGCCTCTTCCGGTGAGTAGATCGGCCCGCCGTGGCACACGATGAGCACGTCCGGGTTGACCTCTCGCGCCGCGTGCATCAGCTCGGCCACCTTCACCTTTGACTGCTGGATGGTGAGCGCCGTCTGCGCGCCGATCATCCCAGATGTCGTCAGCCCCATGTGCGGTACGATCACATCCGAACCTGCCTCAGCCATCGCGACCGCTTCATCCGGATTCGCGACATAGCTGGCCGTGAACAGGTCGAGTGCGTGCGCCTCCGCTATCATTTCGGCCTCCTTGTAGAAGCCGAGCCCGGTCTCCTCGAGGTTCGCGCGGATGATGCCGTCGAACAGGCAGATCGTCGGATAGTTCTGCACACCCGAGAAGCCGGCATCCTTTACCTGGCGCAGGAATCGTGGCATAAGCCTGAACGGGTCCGTGCCGCACACGCCCGCAATCACGGGGATCCTATCGACAACGGGCAGGATCTCCGCCCCCATGTCCATTACGATCTGGTTCGCGTCGCCGTATGGCATCAGCCCGGCCATCGAGCTGCGGCCTGCCATGCGGTAGCGACCGGAGTTGTATACGACGATGAAGTCGAGTCCAGCCGCCTCCGAACACTTGGCTGACAGCCCGGTGCCAGCGCCGCCGCCGATGATCGGCCGGCCGGCTGCAACCTTCGTCCGCAGCCGGTCGACGATCTCTGATCGACTGTTCATTCTGTGTTTCCTTTCGTTGTGCTGGGCGTGCTCGCCAGCAGTGCGTTCAGTGTGCTCGTGATCGCGGCCGCAAAACTCTGATCATTGATCGCTGCGTCGATGACGCGCAACGGTATGCGAGCATCGAGGTTGTCTCGGAGCGATTCGATGAGCGCGATATCTGCCTCCGGGTCGTGGAAAGGCGCGCCCTCTACCGAGATTTGTGAGAAGCCGCGCGAGGGTACGAGCATCTCGACGGCAGCTGTGGACATGTTCAGTTTGCGTGCCAGGATTGCACCGAGTTCGGCGCATTCGGTGGCATTGGTGCGCATGAGCGTGACGGCCGGGTTGTGCGCGTGGAACAACCTCCCGGTGAACCGTTGCGGGATTGTGTCCGGCGCACCGAAGTTGACCATGTCCAGCGCACCGACACTCACCACTTGCGGCACGCCGTGGGTCGCGGCGGCCTCGAGCCGCTCCGGCCCGGCGGAGCATACTCCGCCGAGAAGTTCGTCCGCCAACTCCGTGGTGGTCACGTCAGCGACGGCGGCGAAGAAGCCGGAGCGGGTCATGGCCTCGAGCGTTCGCCCGCCGGTTCCGTTCGCGTGAAAGACGTGTACCTCATCGCCCTGGGCGATCAGCGCGTCGTGCACGGCGGTGACGCAGGTCGTCGTCACGCCGAACATCGTGCATGCGATCGCTGGCGCGGTACCCGCCTCGGGAAGCGGGGCACCCATGACCATGCCTGCACAGGCATCCGCCGCCTGGGCGAGCACCGGAATGCTGATCGAGTTGAGCCCCGCGATGTCGACAACGGGATAGATCATCGTCAGGTCACTCGTGCCGACATACGGACGTGTGTCACCGGCCACGATCGTCGAGACCAGGATCTTCGGGCACCCAACCGGCAGGGCGGCAGCGATCTGACTCATCACAAAACCAGCGTTTGATCCGCCGAGTACGATCACGGCCGCGACTGTGCCGTCGTCGTACATTCTGCGCGTAATAGCCGCAGCTCCTTGTGCCATGCTGATCACAGCCTCGTTGCGATCGCCGCGGGTTATGAGAATGTCAAGGTCTGCGCCTGCGGCTTGTGCAACTGAACGTCGATCAATATCGACGGGGATGCTCGGGCTGCCGAGGACACCGGTGTCGAGTAGAAGCGTCGGGATACCGGCGGCCTTCAGCCGGTCGCGCACGAACCCGTATTCTTCACCCTTCGTGTCCAGTGCGCCCGCGAGGATGATCCGTGGGTGGGGGGCCCGCGCCGTGCCGGTCACTTGACGGCCCCTAAAGAGAGTCCGTTGATCAGCCGTTTCTGTGTGAAGACGAACACGACCAACAACGGAAGTGATGTGAGTACGGCTAGCGCCATCAAGTTATTCCAGTTCGCTGCGTAGGTGGTGTTCTGCTGAGCGAGTAATCCACTCACCGGAAGGACGGTTCCCTCGGGCAGAAAGTTGATCGCATACACGAACTCGCCCCATGCCGAGATGAACACCACGGTCATCACGGTGAAGATTCCGTTGGAGAGCATCGGGATGGTGATCGATCGGAAGGACTGGAACCTGCTCGCGCCGTCAATCTCGGCTGCCTCGTAAAGGGCGATGGGGATCGACAGCACGAACGGTCGAAGGAGCATTATCGCGAACGGCAGCAGCAGTGCAATGTCTGCCAAGATCAGGCCGGGTAGAGTTCCCAGCAGGCCCCAGCCTGCAAGGACACTGTATAGAGGGATGACCGTCATCGGCTGAGGGACCATTTGCAACACCAGCAGAGCAGCCAAGACGACGGCAATTATCGTGGCCCAGAACGCTGTAATGCGTCGTCCCAATGCAAAGGCTGCCGGGACCCCGATGAGAAGTACTACGGCAGTGACGCCGACCCCGATCTCCAACGAAGTGACGATTGCGCCAAGCCCTGATCCGATAACGTTTTCGTAGGTGCTGATCGTCGGCGAGAAGAAGATCGCATTGGGGTCCTGCAGCACTTGTGAACTCGATTTCAGCGATGTAAGGACGATCCAAATCAATGGCAGGATATACGCCAAGCCAAGCACCACCGTTAACGCGGAAAAGAGTCTCCGCGTTGATGATCTGATCATTCGGTGGCCTCGTTTCTGATGCTCCGCACGTACGGAACGGCGAAGATGGCGACGAAGAGCATCGAGACGACGGCGATCGTGGCCCCCGCGCTCATGTCGAAGTTTGTGAAGGCGGTGTAGTACGAGTAGACAGGTAGCGTGTTGGTTGCTGTTCCGGGCCCGCCCTGAGTCAGGACGTAGAAGAAATCGAAGCTCTTGAACGCGTACAGGACCGTGAGTATCGCGAGAATCGACATCGTGGGTCTGAGCAGCGGCAGTACGATCGTCCACCGGGTGCGCCAATATCCTGCGCCATCGATCGCGGCCGCTTCGATCACATCCTGAGGAATTGCTAGCAGGCCCCCGCGCAAGATCAGTGCCGAGAACGGTAGCGCGGCCCACGCGATCACTCCTGCACACGTCCACAGTGCGAGGTCTGGTGAGCTCAGCCACGACACGGGTCGAATGCCGACAAGCCCAAGCATGGAGTTAATCGCCCCGGAGTCGTCGAGAAGAAATTTCCACACACTACCGCTAACGATCGGTGGAAGCGCCCACACAAAGACCATGATCCCAAGAACGATGTTTGTGATCCGGCCGCTCACCGACAGGATCGACGCGGCCAAGAACCCGAGCACGAGGTTCGAGATGAGGAGCACGATGCTGATCTCGATCGTGCGCAACACGGATAGCCACAGCGGTGAGGTTGTAAGCGCGCTGACGAAGTTATTCAGTCCGACGAAGTTCCACATCCCGACGATATTCGTCGGGCCGACATCGCTGAGGGACATCCTCACCAAGACGAACAGTGGGTATGCGGCGAACGCCAGAAGCAGGACGATGGAGGGCAGGATGTAGAAAACTGGATTCCGTGCGAAGAACCTGCGCACCGAGGGGCGGCGTCCGGCCGGACGCCGCCCCTCGGTGGTCCGCTCGTCTTCGAGGACGGTCATTTGCAAGTTCCGCCACCGGTCTTGATGGCGGCACTGATGCTGTCGATGGCGCTTGTCGCCCCCTGTTCGGCGGTCTGCTGTCCAGAGATCACCGCGCTGACTGCCTTACCGAGAGAGGTCTGCATATTGGCCGTGTTTGTGTTGTT
The Rathayibacter sp. SW19 DNA segment above includes these coding regions:
- a CDS encoding phosphoenolpyruvate hydrolase family protein, which encodes MNSRSEIVDRLRTKVAAGRPIIGGGAGTGLSAKCSEAAGLDFIVVYNSGRYRMAGRSSMAGLMPYGDANQIVMDMGAEILPVVDRIPVIAGVCGTDPFRLMPRFLRQVKDAGFSGVQNYPTICLFDGIIRANLEETGLGFYKEAEMIAEAHALDLFTASYVANPDEAVAMAEAGSDVIVPHMGLTTSGMIGAQTALTIQQSKVKVAELMHAAREVNPDVLIVCHGGPIYSPEEAAEVIRDVPGVDGFLGASSMERLPTEVAMVEHMTRYTQIALPARDTQGV
- a CDS encoding Tm-1-like ATP-binding domain-containing protein, with protein sequence MTGTARAPHPRIILAGALDTKGEEYGFVRDRLKAAGIPTLLLDTGVLGSPSIPVDIDRRSVAQAAGADLDILITRGDRNEAVISMAQGAAAITRRMYDDGTVAAVIVLGGSNAGFVMSQIAAALPVGCPKILVSTIVAGDTRPYVGTSDLTMIYPVVDIAGLNSISIPVLAQAADACAGMVMGAPLPEAGTAPAIACTMFGVTTTCVTAVHDALIAQGDEVHVFHANGTGGRTLEAMTRSGFFAAVADVTTTELADELLGGVCSAGPERLEAAATHGVPQVVSVGALDMVNFGAPDTIPQRFTGRLFHAHNPAVTLMRTNATECAELGAILARKLNMSTAAVEMLVPSRGFSQISVEGAPFHDPEADIALIESLRDNLDARIPLRVIDAAINDQSFAAAITSTLNALLASTPSTTKGNTE
- a CDS encoding carbohydrate ABC transporter permease; amino-acid sequence: MLQDPNAIFFSPTISTYENVIGSGLGAIVTSLEIGVGVTAVVLLIGVPAAFALGRRITAFWATIIAVVLAALLVLQMVPQPMTVIPLYSVLAGWGLLGTLPGLILADIALLLPFAIMLLRPFVLSIPIALYEAAEIDGASRFQSFRSITIPMLSNGIFTVMTVVFISAWGEFVYAINFLPEGTVLPVSGLLAQQNTTYAANWNNLMALAVLTSLPLLVVFVFTQKRLINGLSLGAVK
- a CDS encoding carbohydrate ABC transporter permease → MTVLEDERTTEGRRPAGRRPSVRRFFARNPVFYILPSIVLLLAFAAYPLFVLVRMSLSDVGPTNIVGMWNFVGLNNFVSALTTSPLWLSVLRTIEISIVLLISNLVLGFLAASILSVSGRITNIVLGIMVFVWALPPIVSGSVWKFLLDDSGAINSMLGLVGIRPVSWLSSPDLALWTCAGVIAWAALPFSALILRGGLLAIPQDVIEAAAIDGAGYWRTRWTIVLPLLRPTMSILAILTVLYAFKSFDFFYVLTQGGPGTATNTLPVYSYYTAFTNFDMSAGATIAVVSMLFVAIFAVPYVRSIRNEATE